Genomic window (Acidimicrobiia bacterium):
CCCAACAGTGGGTATTCCCTCTCAGGAGGTGGGGAATTTCAGTGAGCAGGTCTGGGGAGTTTCAATGAGCGTGGTCACTGTCATAGCCGTCTGCAATCCTGATGAATGGTGGTCACCACGTCACGTCTCCGACATCATCGTCGACATCCAGACAGGCCAACACACCTACCACTTGATCACCGGTGACGGGCGCGAGTTGGCACTTCGAGTTGTCGCCGGGACGACGGGAACGATGTTGAGAACCGAAACAGACACCTGGAAAGGCCAGGCTCTCGCCGATGTGGCTGACTGCTGATGTCGGGCTAGAGCCGACCAGACCGCTTTCCACCGGAAGCCGATGGAACGGTACGCGGTCGACCGGGCAAAACACACGTCAGATCGGATGTAGGCGTCGTTGGAGAACGGGACGTTCCAGGCGTTTGGCGCAGTCGTGATGGGTCTTGCCTACGGCGACGCCGTTGCGTCCTCGTCCTGTGGATCGGCACGACCCCCGACGGGAACATTACGAGTTCTCGAGCAACCGGCGAATAGAAGCAACGGCATGCCCCGACAGACGAGGAAGGATGTGAATCAATGGCTCGTCGAGGAGTCACCCGTACCGGCAAGGACAACCAAGGCGACATCACCGCTCTGTGCAATCCGGGTGAGGCTTGGTCATCGCGTCGAAAAAAGGACGCGATCAACGACATCAACAGACGCCTGCACAGCTACCACGTGAAGTGGCCAGACACAATCGAGACCGAGATCCCAGTGGTAGAAGGTCCGAGAGGCCCTTACCTGCGTAACGACAAGGACCAGACA
Coding sequences:
- a CDS encoding DUF3892 domain-containing protein: MSVVTVIAVCNPDEWWSPRHVSDIIVDIQTGQHTYHLITGDGRELALRVVAGTTGTMLRTETDTWKGQALADVADC